AGGTGGAGGATGACAGGAACGAGTCCCAGAGGTTGCTGGCTCAGGAGCGAAGCGCCCGGGCTCTGCAGGAAGAGATGCTCAACAGCCACCTCCGCAAGCAGCAGGAAATTGAGGACGAGAACCGCAAGAACCTTGTCAAAAGCAAAGAGGTACATTCGAACGTCTCTGTCCAGTTCTGTCTTTAAACATATGAGGAGCCTGAGTTGAATCTCTGCTCTGGAGCTGTTAGTTTAGGCTGTATATGTAAATGGCAGTGGGCAGCAGCTCTGTGGTGGTGGCTGTGACAGATGTGACAGATGTGAgatgggacagagggagagccaAAGCTTAATTCCAAAACTAAGACAGGTAATCAGACATGAATGTATttttgttggtggtgtgtgtgttttctgtgtgtgtggtgaccttTACTGACCTGTGAGCTGACCTGTGACCTTTACTGACCTGTGTGCTCCTCAGGTGTTGTCCCAGCTGACGGACGCCAGCGACCGGGAGAgggagctgctgcagcaggtgagcgtgctgcaggaggagctgcTGACACTGCGAGCGGAGCTGGAGCGCGACCGGGCCAGCAGCCGGCAGGAGGAAGGCCGTCTTTCGGACGAGAGCGAAGTGCTTCGCGAACGCCTGGATGACGTGCGGCGCGACCTGAAGCTGAGCGAGGAGGCGCTGGCCCAGGCTGTCTTCCAGTACAACGGGCAGTTGAGCGCCCTGAAGGCGGAATGCCAGGTGACGGGCGGGCGGATGGAGCAGGAGCGGACCGCGCGGCAGCAGTTGGAGACCGAGGCGGAGTCCCTGCGGGTGCGTCTGGCCGGGGCGCTGCAGGAGGTGGAGCGGTGCCAGGGGGCACGGGCGGAGGCGGAGCGGGCACTGCAGCGGGAGCGGGAGGAGCGTCAGCGGACGCTGGAGAAACGCGCCGGCGAGACGGGCGCCCACCGGGACACGGTGCACGAGCTCTCGCAGAAGCTCAGCCAGGCAGAGGCGCGCGCCAACAGCCTGGAGAACGAGTGCCACCGCGCGACGCTCTCTCTCACCGAGAAGAGCCTGCTGCTGGAGACGGCGGCGCGGGAGCGCGAGCAGACGCTCCTCCGGCTCCGCGAGACCGAAGAGGCGCTACAGGCCGAGCGGGAGCAGGCCACGGCTGGGGGCGCGGCAGGAGGCCACGCAGGAGAGgctggcacaggcacagagcGAGGCGGGGCTGCTCCGACAGCAGTTCGAGGAGGTGCAGAACAAAGGTGTGGCCAAGGAGCGGGCCGTGACGGACGCGCAGGAGCGCTTCAGCGACATCCTGGACAAGCTCCGCTCCGACTCTGAGGAGAGGGTGcagctggtggaggagaggagcaaggAGCTAGCCACCAAGAATGCGGATCTGCGTGATCAGAACCACAAGTTGGAGCAGGagaaggcagacagagaggtatAGATAGCCAGAACTGTggccttatttttttttaccaatgttACATGTGTTTAGCCAGTAGAGACTCTCTACTGAGATTCAACATGTGATTGATGTATCCATTCTGAAGCTGGAATGGTTTGGGAATCATGGTGGTCCACGCTGAATAGTTGTGTCTCGATGCCTTTTCAGACATCTCTAAGGCAGCTACAGCAGGAGTTGGCAGACTCATTGAAGAAGCTGTCAATGTGTGAGGCATCACTAGAGGTCAACACCCGTTACCGTAGCGACTTAGAAGAGGAGAAGGCACGCACCATAAAGGACATGGACCGCCTCAAGACCAAGGtacttacaaaacacacactctactctactattattaactactactgctgctataACCACCATTACTACTAACATTACTACTACCACTGCTACTACAACTTTGACAACTACAGTAATCTCTTgagtcatccatccatctgaatCTTCTATACCTGGTTCTGGAACTGATGTCTAACCACCTAGACATTCAGTCGCCATGGTTGCACATTAAGGCAGCAGCGCAGCGTTTGATTGGTCTTTTCTTCGCTCACAGCTGCAGGAGAGCGAAGACCAGTATGTGCAGGCCGAGCGGCGCATTAACGGCCTGAAGGGCAGCCTGGACGATAAGGAGCGCGAGGTCATCGCCTCTGCCCAGAAACTCCAGGAGGTGCTGTCCGCCTCGGCCGCTTCGGAAAAGACCATCACACAGCTGGAAGAGGCCATGCAGAGGTTAACCCATATGCTCATACAGTGCCCATCTCTACTGCTCCTCCTATATGCTCATACAGTACCCATCTCTACTGCACCTCCAATATCTCGGTGCATTAACCACAGGGGGCTTTATCTGATGTTCTGGTGTGAAATCAGTTTGAATATGAATTAAAAACATGGTAAACCGTTGTTATGCCACTGCTCATATATACATCGTTTTTAGCATGATCAGTGCTCTGGTTCAGTAAGTTTAGCCTTTGAAAGACATTGTAGGTCAGCTCTCATAATTGTGTGCAGCGAGCACAGGTCTAAAGTTAGCAGGATGAGTGAAAACCCTTTTGGCAGTCGCTCGAGCTGCC
This genomic interval from Clupea harengus unplaced genomic scaffold, Ch_v2.0.2, whole genome shotgun sequence contains the following:
- the LOC122132598 gene encoding ankyrin repeat domain-containing protein 26-like gives rise to the protein MLNSHLRKQQEIEDENRKNLVKSKEVLSQLTDASDRERELLQQVSVLQEELLTLRAELERDRASSRQEEGRLSDESEVLRERLDDVRRDLKLSEEALAQAVFQYNGQLSALKAECQVTGGRMEQERTARQQLETEAESLRVRLAGALQEVERCQGARAEAERALQREREERQRTLEKRAGETGAHRDTVHELSQKLSQAEARANSLENECHRATLSLTEKSLLLETAAREREQTLLRPRLGARQEATQERLAQAQSEAGLLRQQFEEVQNKGVAKERAVTDAQERFSDILDKLRSDSEERVQLVEERSKELATKNADLRDQNHKLEQEKADRETSLRQLQQELADSLKKLSMCEASLEVNTRYRSDLEEEKARTIKDMDRLKTKLQESEDQYVQAERRINGLKGSLDDKEREVIASAQKLQEVLSASAASEKTITQLEEAMQRLEIDNARLEAAAKQQSNRIEVLQKGAQEVSAPPDSSPAGGVRSRLEDLVTNLQSSKMTLEDQLNREVQKQSLLSHTAQDSQALWEEELKSRSRIGIRLAELEKEKGELSSQMELEKKKAKKISEQKKSVDTRLDQEMKRNTELQKEMYRLRTLVKTAKKKLREQDGGELGSPLTSLRGDMGQRQSETESAISRMKAKVDDLQLQLEKEASRCTRLEQVNGDLKEQLAGLKGLSRSHERLERSKRQLEEELSGLRRQMESSVMDQSQAEQYPPRDGGTRAPGDPAQLEETQAASQEALEQIKAANEASQRSQLDQRIKELELELTRTRSTQQDSITQRESSRAELERYRSSTPTSCACASPCSQLDR